DNA from Sphingosinicella humi:
GAAGCGCTGGCCGAACGTGCTGTTGAGCGGTGCCTCATCCAGCCGGTTGCGGTTGGCGCTGTCGAGATAGCTGGCGTCGGCGAGGAGCGACCACCCGCCTTGCTCGATGCGGGTCCAAGCGCGGACGGCGAAAAGCCTGTTGTCGGTCGAATCCAGCGTATCGGCGCGGCGGAAGGTCAGGGGATCGAAGCCATCGAACTCGCTCTCGCCTTCGATCCAGTGGCCGACGACGCCAATCTCATGGGCATCGATCGGGCTGAACACGACCTTGGCGCTGGCCGAGCGGTTCTCGAAGCCGTCGCGCTCCCCGCCCGTGCCGAAGCTGTCGATGCCGTCGCTCTTCAGCCACCCGGCCGATCCGCTGAGGCCCCCATCGCCGCTTCGCACGGCAAACTGCGTCGAGGCGCGGGCGCTGTCATGGCTGCCATATTCGGCCAGCGCGGAAAGGACGGTCGCACCCAGCGGGTCCGCCGTTTCCAGCGCGACCACTCCACCGAGCGCCTCGGAACCCCACAGCGCCGACTGCGGCCCCCGCACGACTTCCAGCCGGCTGAGGCTGTCGTTGGTCAGCAGCTCGAACCGCGCCTCATTGCCGGCAGCGGGATCGTTGAAGCGGATGCCGTCGACGAACAGCAGCGTGTGATTGGCCTCGGCGCCCCGGATACGCAGCTGGCTCTGGGTGCCGCGCGGTCCACTGGTCGAGACGGAAACGCCCGGCGCCAACCGCAATATGTCGCTCGTCGAGGGGAGAGCGAGCGCTTCCAGCGTCTGCTCATCGAACAGGGTGGCCGACACACCCGCCTCGGCCCTGGATACGGGCTCGCGCGACGCTGTGACGACGATATCCTCGTCCGCGCCCGGCGGGCTCTGCTGGGCAGCGAGAGCGGTTACCAACAAAATCGGATTCATGGACTCTACCTCCTTGGCGACACATGTCGTCTCGGAGGTATCGGCGGCGCCTGGACGCCTTCGATGCCACGCGCGTCGGCTGATCCCGGCCGGGCGCGGACGACGGGCGGAGGCAGGTCTCCTGGCTCGCGGCTCCCGGGGACCCACGAAAGTACTACTTTCGTGGGCGCCCTCTATGCTCCGTCACCCTTTGCGGATGGGGAGCTTGCCGCTTACAGTTGCGGGCACAGCGCCGGTTTTCCACCGGCTTCCCTTTTCACCGCTCCCGTAAGAGCGGCACCTTCGCCGATCCGGCCGCTAGGCGGGCTGGGCCTGGCTTGTCAACTCCACGCCGAGGCGCTAAGGGCGCGCTTCGCTTCCATGAGGCTGGTCGGAACCAGCCAAACCCCAGGAAATACCACCATGAAGACCGATACCCATCCCGACTATCACATGATCAAGGTCCAGATGACCGACGGCACCGTGTTCGAGACCCGCTCGACCTGGGGCGCTGAGGGCGAAACGCTGCAGCTGGACGTCGATCCGACCTCGCACCCGGCCTGGACAGGCGGCACCGGCAAGATGGTCGATTCGGGCGGCCAGGTCGCGCGCTTCAACAAGCGCTTCGGTGGCCTCACCCTCGGAAAGAAGTAAGCCTTGGACAAGGGGGGCGTAATTCCGGTCCTGGAGACCGAACGCCTCCTCTTGCGCGCGCCGTCGGCGGACGATCTCGCCGCCTCCACAACGATGTGGAGCAATCCCGAGGTCGTTCGCCATATCGGCGGCAAGCCTTTCACCCGCGAGGAAGTCTGGTCGCGCATCCTCCGGGCGCGCGGCCTCTGGTCGATGCTCGGCTATGGCTATTGGGCGGTCTACGACAAGGCGAGCGGCCGTTTCGCCGGCGACATAGGCTTCGCCGATTTCCACCGCGACTTTTCGCCGTCGATCGAGGGCATTCCGGAGATGGGCTGGGTGCTCGATCCCTGGTGCCACGGCCGCGGCTATGCCAGCGA
Protein-coding regions in this window:
- the rpmE gene encoding 50S ribosomal protein L31: MKTDTHPDYHMIKVQMTDGTVFETRSTWGAEGETLQLDVDPTSHPAWTGGTGKMVDSGGQVARFNKRFGGLTLGKK
- a CDS encoding GNAT family N-acetyltransferase encodes the protein MDKGGVIPVLETERLLLRAPSADDLAASTTMWSNPEVVRHIGGKPFTREEVWSRILRARGLWSMLGYGYWAVYDKASGRFAGDIGFADFHRDFSPSIEGIPEMGWVLDPWCHGRGYASEAVTAAIRWAEAELDAPEYSCIIDPDNASSINVALKAGFVEAAKTRYKGGRTLIFRRSARRT